The sequence AACGCAGAATatgaatcaaataaaaatttccactTCGATATCAAAATTACTCTTTTGAATGATATTGTGGGAAATGAAAAACTGACCGTCAAAGACAAAACAAtctcaaatataattttaactcTTATGTTTAATAGATAAATTGATAAACagaagaaaaattcataagaaaattaatttttttgtaatgcgTTGTTTGAAACTAAGTTCAACCGGTATCACAGAGAATTAATCCATACATAACTAGttcatacataaaaaatatttgttgtcGTGGttatcaaattcagaaaaatgatATTCAGAGATCTTTTGGTCCTAAATATGTTTTAGACCTCCTTAAAGATAtgtggtaattttttattacttccaTGTCCCTAAGATGTTTTGGATATGTTTTTTCGTTATAAGTATGTGCTTTGAGGAAAAACTGAGGATTTTTCATTAATCGGACTAAGGAAGATGCTATAGATTTGTGGATAGACAAGAGACAGTTAGACTTAAGAATATTATACTCACAgctaagaaaattattttgatgtaagAGAAAGTGGTTGTTACAACAAATACACCACCTATTAGAGGAAGCGCTTGCTATTTGAAGAATGGCTGGATATACCTTAACCGAGTCTGTAACAATTGTCCAAAGTTGATGACTACTACCATGGAAGCCCGACGCATTCTCCTACGAGAAAAGAAGAAGAATATTTTCCGAATGCCAAATTATCACAGGGATCTTATTACGAGGACACTCATACGACAAAGACCCTTATGGCTTATCTCTTGAAAAAACAGAGagttttcataataaaaaaataataaaacatgaaGTGATTGAGGAATGCAGTAGCCACGCCATCATTTTTCGTTACCAGGACATTTGGAGATAACGGGAAACTACTAAGTTTCAAAAACCCAGAATAAATGATGAAGTCTTACTGACTACAATGGGATTCTTTCAGATCCTAAAGTGACTTAATCACTCGCAAAGGGAAAGGTCTTGATGGGAAAGATTTTCCTTATCAGACAATGGTTTCTAATTTTCGCACGGAAAGTGTGCTGCAAGAACTGAATGACAGCAAGGCGGTCGTTTTGGAGTTGTCACGACTATCGTCAGAGTAAGAGACTAGTTTTATTGGACAAGGTCAAAAGGACAGACAGAGaaagaaacataaaagaaCGATACAAGTGATCCGATTTGCTTTCGTCGAAGAAAACTTTCAAATCTTAGTCAAAGAAAGATTGATATCGACAGTCCTTGAGAAGAAGAAGTAATTAAATGTAGCAAGCCAATTTAGGTTTGGAGTCTCATGAAGCTCGAGAAGTCTTATCGGCAAACCTACGAGATGTGTAACAATGTGATATAACATTTGTCTAATTCTTAGTCAATCCTCAAACACTTTTCAGGCACTAGCCACAGCATGATATGAATTTTACAAATCGAGAATGATTTAAGACCCTTTCAGTGTAAGAACAAAGACTATAATGGACATTGAAGTGAAAATTCAATCCaacataatattattatgttgTAATTATGTTACTACATATCAGTGTACATCTAATCTAGCATAGCACTCTGTTGTATTCAGATGTGTTTTCTGCCTCTATTTCACGTCTAAAGTGAAATTAATATATACGCAAATGTCTTGAGGTGATTTTAACCCTAGTTTGGAAAttgattttcgattttttttatcaatttagattccaaactaaacatttttcacttcAACAAATTCGTGCAAACATGCTCATTAATTGCGAAACTAACTTATTCCTTTAGTGATATTATggcacaaaattttaaatcctgTCATTAATAATGTCCACATTCACGACGGCAGGTGTTTCCGCCTAGAAGTCTTTAATTAATGGCACGAGGTTTAATCACGCAAAACGTTCAACTTCCTCGTTATGTCAATTTTTAAACGCAGTTTAACACTTTTGGACGGCACATTCACAACCACGCAAGTAATTAAACACAACTTTCCGGTAGTCTATTGGCCATCAGTCTTTCTTTTATGGCCAATCCATTCAGCTCCAAATCGCTTGCCCTGGCCAAAGTGGAAGAACTTCCGTTTCCTAAACAGAGGTCCTTGGGTCGAGAATCTCTGGGAAAGGTCCCCACCATTGCTACTGGGTTGCTGTATTGGTGATACTAAATCATTGAAAATTAGATTATTAAATTAGAGCGAAATCTTAGTTCgtttaatattttgacattttaccATTCATACCCGCTAATACGATTTCTAGTGCCAATGTATAAAGTTCCTGGTGATTTCACCAACAAGATAAAACTCCATAGAAGCGATTAAATCGCGGCAAATCACTGGTTAGTTTCTTgatgttatttaaatgttctaGTAAGTGTCCAAGAAAAACAAAGTGCAACTCAAAGATCGCAATGCtaacaaaattgataaatcTAGCGCACTTCGCAAGACACCAGTATCTAACAACAAAGATGTCACTGAGGGTGTTCACGTTAATGCCTTCATCAATATAGAAAGTGACTTGCATCCACCAATAAAGTTGTCATTGAGTGTGTCTACTTAAACGCCTTAATCGATATAGAAAGTGACTTGCACTTGATGTCTGAGAGGGCTTATGAGAAGCTGCAAAGTGAGTTACAAGATATTCTGAACGGATTTCGAAAGTTGGAAGATAGAGCAGAATCCTTTGCGAACTGATTATGAACCACGAGTTGGTCCCTGCACGATGTGAGTTGCACGCAAGGAATAGACAACtaataacattttgtttagaaaGAAATCACTAGGACGAGCTGATTTGTTCATATGTAGAAAGGATGTACTCAAGCTTCAGTAAGCTAACAGTAAATCTAACACGAATAATGATGCAGACGCAAAAGCTAAAGACGAAGTGATAAAGATAGTGCGTAATTATACTTCGATGGAAACTAAAACAACGAATATAAAGGTGAAACTACTACTGAAAGATGTATATCAGAGCGTACTGTGACATACATCAAACTAAAATCACTGTTTCTGGTTTTATCGTTATTACTgatcaaaattcaataaatttcttgtCTCGTGaagaaacataatttaatacgTATTACACATTGGCATAAAATGACGTTTTCAACATCGACTGTAAACCTAGACGTAAACTAACCATAGAGATATTGTGTTACCTGGCTAACTTGCTTAATTGAAACTGGACTAACGGGGCTGCTCCATTCGTGCCCCGACACTTCTGAGGGGTAACTGACATTGACTGTGACGCCACTATGCGTTGGCACTTGGGGCCCATTAAGGGCTATCAGATGATTATCGCCATTTTCTGCAGCTCCTGTGcatgtaaatgtaaattaattaaactacaaaattaattatcgttaAAATAGAGACGTAAACTGTTAAAATGTTATAGCGTTATGTAATGAAACAAATAGTTCCAGGAAGGtataaattttgcaaagatTAGAATTGCATGAATTTAGTTAGTTGAGAAAGTTGAGAATCCCTTCACACGTCCTATTACAAAGACGAATTTAGCATCAAGGACATGAGTGATTGAAACATGATGTGGGGGATATCCATTTGTACATTATACAAACAGCCGGTTAATTCAATTACCTCTCAACCCTCTGTTCGTCTGCTGGGATTTATAAACGTGTTTAGTCTTGTGAAGTCTATAAACAACACCCTCTCCCTGACTAAATAAAAGTATTGATAACCTTTTTAAGGCTAGAGTATGTGGAATTTGAGTGAAaattacatataataaaaaatagtatattattgtATATATCAAGAGGCTAAATAAGTCTTTCAGTCCAGTAGTGAAGTTTGCTGTCCAACCGCAGAGTCCGACAGGAACCGGCCGAGGGTCGAGGGTCAAAAAAACGGTTGagaaataattcgaaaaaaagGACTTTCTCTACAAGAAGCGAATCTGAGTGCCGTAACTCAGGCTAGAAATCATTGGTTCTCTCTTCGTGGGCTTTGCTTCCCTGGACAGAATTAATTCACGTGACatcttttccaaattttatccTAACTATTCTTTTGCTATgtggaaacatttttgtttgaacTGCTATATCTCCTTTTCGTTCAGTGATTGATAAAACTGCCTCACCAAAATACCTCAACACcctttaagtaaaaaattgaaagccCTAGGGCCCAAAGGAGCATTAGAAGGGCAATCGGGAGTGCTACATCAAATATAATTCTCTTATTATAAGGGTGAGATTTTTCGATAACTAGTGAAACGGTCTTGAAAACTATCAGAGTTACGACCGGTTAAATGGGAAaagatttaaagttttaagagACTAATTTAAGAATCGAAACAAAATGATACCTATAGGACCTAGAGGTGTCCTCTTCTCCTCTCACGCAAGTTTGATACTTTACACAGAAGTGCGAAATACAATTTTACCGAGAACTTTATTAAGGTCATTAAGGTTATTAAGGTCAAGTGGTACAATCCAGGACGGCATCCAATTGCTACCTGCATAGACTCTCCATCAATTTGTCCACTCTTCCAAGCAATGATATATCTCCTTTTTCTTGAAGCTTAATTATATATTTCCGCAGTCATCCAGTGGAAATAAATGCGTGTTCCAGAAGGGTCTGTTTAATAACACATAATGCGACTGTTTATTACAACTCATGAGGCTTATCAGTTATCAAAGTATTTCAtcagaaaatttcctttaaaaatgaTCCGGATTTTACCAGTTGTAGACTAAAACACATTGAAGCATGTGCGTATTCAGTCTAAACATTATCATGTTGtaagatatttattattttttatttttcttacgtATATCCACGGAAAGTGTGTCCAGTTGTATTTAATTACCTTATAACGCCTGATTATAGATAGATAGattattatgtattataaaaagGGCAGTAACATTTTCTCCAAAAAAGGCACTGCATCGGCCGTATTAGAAAAATCTGACTCTACTGGATTTTTTCTACACATCTACAAACGTCTTACCGTATTTGGCAGGAATAATGTCCGGGTCCTTCTCATCCATATCTCTAGGAGACGCACTACGCAGTAAAGGTTTTGTGGAAGACATGGTGTTACAATGTCCAGGTACTCCAGGAATTTTCTCCTCCAGCATGACCTGAGGACGTCCCTGGGACTTCCTCACGCGCAGAATAACAATTGCAATGATTATTGTTATGGTTATGGAAGCTCCAATAAGGGTCCCTAGAACTGGAGATATTCCTAAATCACCGTCAGCTGCTAAAAGAGAGATATCTATTATTGTCAGATTGgataaatatgaataaaacaatttgagGTTTTTCGATTTGCTACTTTGTGTAGACAAAACCTGTTTGGCCTTAagagtttttgaatttttaacatgtTTATCAGATTTTGCTGTTTTGTGCctaaattctataaaaaaagtctTGTAATTCCGACTTTacctttgattttttcataatcaattattttgcTTATACACAGGGTATTCTACTAATAAATGTTCTATTTCCAGATTTTTGTCACATCGTGTGCACGTTAATGCGTTTTTAATAAGTTAGGGCAATAAAACTTTGGAGCTGCATCTTTTctaatatttctaataattttatttttagtagtCACATTTTGTCGCTGTAATTAAAgaagttaaaattgtttttaacaaTGTATGTTCTATTAACAGAAACTTTTGGCttgaactaaatttaaaccgcaacataaaaaataaatacaaatgttACATAACCGCCTATTGGAATTTCAGTTTTGCTTTAGCCTcgttttaatattcattttctaGTTTCCTCTTGGTTAATatctttcaaacaaatttcatATTCTGAAGTGCATATGTTACACTTTGCGAAATGCTGCCCTTTTAGTCTGTAGACAAAAGTCCGTGCAAAAttacaaacaaacaaaatctGGACTAAACATaacatttgtttaattaacttCTACTAGTTAACATGCTTGAGGGCCTAGTgcaggattttaaattaaatatcattaattaacaatCATCTAAATTGGAATTTATGATTCTCTATTATGATTACCCATTTGCCTTGGTTGTACAATAACAGTGTTTTGATAAATGCATTATCATCTAGGTTGAGATATTATCACATTTGTGCCAAGATTAGATATTCTCAATGGAACAATTAGCGTCATCTTTTTGAGGACAGCTTGAAGTGACTTAATTCTTGTAGGAATTTCGAATGTGACTATCTCAGTTAAtacattcttttaaaataggGGGCTCCTTTGCTCCGAATTCAATGTTCAACCCCTATAATATCAGACTCTTGTGCTATTATTATTGCACTTTATCTTCtaagaatttattgttttttaataatttgttagttttatatttcaaaatacagaACTCACCAGTTCTTTTTTCTGCATCCCGAAACGTCACTTCCTCCAGAACGACTCCGCTACTCCTACCTTTGGAGTTAACGGCAAAAACGACTATTCTGAATgtaacatcagtttctagGTTATCAAGGAAGAAATAGGGCTCAGTGTATGATGTGATGTTATATCTGGGAATTTCTGAGTTTGTTGTGTATAGTTCCAGGAGGAAATGTTGTGGTAGACCTCCATCGAAGCCTGGCTGGCAATAAACCTCCACCGAATTGCTGGTTTGGTTATTCAGCGTACAGTTTCTGACCGAAAGCGGCTTTCCTGCAATcaaaattgacatatttttgtAATCGTGGAAAAAATCGTTAATAAATCGATTTCGAttctaatttctaattttaatttcgaaatccaaccaaaaattcaaatgtccATTTTTTCCGGCAACAACTCACTAACTCACAACAACTTTCACAAAAACTTTAACATCTCAGGGAATTCAAGAAAGTTTTCCAAAGGGAATTCATTACTCCGTCAGGAAAGTTTAAAAGATAGAAAGGATGGAGTTTGAAATGTACACTTTAATAACACAAAAGCCAAATCTTCCTTGTTGCTCGCGTAAAACATTGACATGTTGGTTTCTACGTGCCTAGTAACAAGGATTATTTACTACTTACATATAGTATGTGCCTCGTCGGAATAAATCACTTTGCTTGCAAAAGCTTGGATCTAGATCAACTTTTTGGAAATACCACTCGCAGAAATGAGGCGTTCAGCATCACCAAGATATAAATTTCGCATTAGACTGAACTCGTAACGTTTAAACTTATGttgttttagaataaaattaacgtaCGAGATATTCTCGCCTATTTCTGCAAGATGTTTCAGGGTAGTTCAGATTGCATTTACACTAGCCAACATGCTAATTATGTCGGTTTCGCgattctttttattatatactTTTGGTCTAGATTTATGATGGTAAAAAGTCTACTTAATACagaaaacacaaataaaaattacattcgaGGCATAtctttttcaaagaatttcttTCTCGTCCACTTCGATATCTCtgataataaatgaattatggatttttgattgaaattaaCACAGGCTCTTTGTCGTGCTTAAGTCAATACCTTTTGGTCTCATCTTTTGTTTCAGTATAACACTTTTtgattaacagaaaaaaagtaaTGTAAACTTCGGGAAATCGGGGTTAATTAATATCGGATGTGGATTACTCTCGTATCGTTCTCTTCGTAGTTCGCTTCTCTTTCATCTTCTTGATGATCGTGACGGTGGATTGTTGTCAGATCCATTCGAGACAGGGTCGAATGATTTTATAGGTAAAACGtagaatttctaaaaatataaataaaaagcaGCTCCCATTTTAGCAGGTTCCTTTCATTTATTTGATGTGATGGCATTATGTTAAATCcgacaaaattttttttaatggttttaaagAACTATTTGCGGCATGTTAATACAGTCCAATCATTATGCCCTTGCGTGCATATAATTCACACTCCGCTATTAATATTCATATAATATAATCAATTGTCATTTCTGCGTCACCGACGAAGTATCTGTTATTGATTAGGAGTATTATTTTGTTGGCAATGGCAACGCTCAGAGGATACTCATGAGGAACCTAAATTAACTCGTATTATTGTACTGTAAATTCTTATACTACgtctatgaaaattattgcacaaaaacattaataattgtaCTGTTGTCAATAATGGGTCTATGGGGTTAATGGATTTCAAATAGGACATTAGAAACACAAAGCTCAACATATGTTGGTCTTGTTATCATTTGTTTTACTTAGGAACATATACCTATATACCTTAGAAACGTGTTTTAAATCTGTAAGAAGTACATTTTAGCTCTGTAGGTACCATCATTAGTACCGTGGACTAgaaaagaaatatgaaaaagcgCGCTAGGTTCAGTATCGTATGACACGTATCCAAAGAATCACTAGTTCCACTATAGGTTATGTCTTTcgctctctctctttctctctttttcGAGACGTAGCTCGTGACGATATTTCCAAAGTGTTTACGTCACTAGGCGGGTCATATTACTACCGAGGATTATTTTATACTCGAAACTGTTTCACGATTACGATGCCTTTTGCCATCAAAATGGCAAACCAGTCGCTATAATTCGACTATTCTGGCTTTCGTATCAGCAATGGTCGATCACGAAATGAAGCGAGATCAATAAGTTGATCCAATGTGATTTGCGATCAACCGGGCTTTCCATAGTGTAACTGGCAAAAGCTCACATGAAGTTTTTCTGGGATATACGCTTAGTCGAATGGATATCGAGAAATCTGGCTGTAATTTCTTGGATTTAAGGATCTTATCCACATTACCTTTTATAGAAACTATCACTAAATGTTTGACTGGCATAAAGATTATGTTTCATTTTTGGACTGATACGGGACTTCATATAGATGTCCATTGAACAAAATTATGGGAAACAAATGATAAATTGTGAAatcgttaaatttaattaaatataatgtaacatatacatattattgtattaatttaCGCATAATTCGAAATTACTGATAAGTCATTACGTTGGTCTAACTAGTAAGTGATATGAGCCAGCCATAGTTCTATCTTTCGATTTATATCAATGTTTGACTCGCTATGGAGGCTAAAGCTGTTATGGACATAAGAGCCATTTCAGGCACGTATGAATGATAATCTGTAAAGGTAACAAAACTAAATAAGATGCTTGTTATTTAGcatcaattaaaatatatataaagttaaaaacttcTCCATTGCTTTATGTGATGGGCCTTATTAGTAACCAGTCCTTTTTTTGTTAGCTTTACAGAGAGGATGCCAGGATATTCTGTGTGCGAAGGAAAAACGTAAATGTAAAGGCTTAGCAGTAATTATGGTCGTTAAATCGTTGAAGTTATGGCTAAACGACTTTCGTATTCTCATCTTAACTTTTCAAGccaaatctaaaaatatctgtttttgACAAGcgtcaaaaatatacaattgcGAATTATTTTGACACCTaccaaaattttgatatttagaTTTGCTTCAAGAAGTCAAAATGGGAATGATAGAAtgccaaaataaaattagtaaagTACTTACCAGCAGCTACCACTTGGAACACACATGGGTTCACCTGAGACCCCACAGCATTAAAAGCCCAGCATGATAAAGATCCATAATCTAACTCTGAAGTGGGCACGTATTTCAGTATGCTAACTGTGCCATTACTGGTTTTGGCATATCTTTCTGTTTCCAACTCTAGAGTCTCCCCCGAATTATTAAACTTCCATTTGTAGCTCTAAGCAATAGTTTTCATTCGTAAGAGAAACACATCTATCATTGAAGTATTAAGTACCTTTGCTGGAGGATCGGATTCGATTTCGCAGACGACGTCAATGCTTTCCCCCCGTGATGCGCCGACAATGATGATCTTGTCATGTTTGCATGTTGGCGCATCTGGAAAAGAATGATGACTCTAATACTTGTCCACTTAACaatttaaagtgaaaaaatatttgtacgaagactttaagaaaaaattatatcagaATGTTCTTCTACAAGTGTTCGTTCTTAATCTAATTTCCTGAAGTAGATCATTAAACTAAGAAAAAGCCTCAACTCCTTAGCCCCATAATCGTGGAGCAGATTTCCCGAAGGAtcctgtaatttttaatttggtttatAAACAAGATTTATCCCGAACCGTAATATTCTTTGTGCTGCAAAGCGAAACAGAACGGCCCTATTTAATATGCAAATGAGTTTCAGAAAGAAACATAAAACCACTAAACTGACACTTAAATctttcaaaagttttaaattgcattCCTGACTTtccttatatttatttaatcttcCGTTTTTGATGGGCTTAATGCAACATACCGAAGATGCGGCTTCAGAACGATAACAATGGAGATTGCTTCCTTCATCAGGGAACAtctaaaaaagcttttaacatGAACTACGTGGACAAGATTCGTGTACGAGTTGATTTTATGTATGATGCAGTTGAAGATtgattttgggaaaaaaactAGTTGAATAcggaaaaagtgttttttggTTActcaaattttgtaattaggTAGATACTTCAGTAGTTCAGAAAATAGTCTCAGTGCTCGCTTCATAAGCGTTtggatttgaattttcttcaaaGATCATATGAAGCAAATTCATCTACAAATTTGGTTCCACTGATATTTAATACTTACATTGAACTCGGAAATGAAATTCGTCGCTCACTGTTTCTCCTTCCTCATTAAGAACCGAACATTTGTAGACTCCTGCACTCTGTTTTGTGACTTTTTGCAGTACAAG comes from Euwallacea similis isolate ESF13 chromosome 9, ESF131.1, whole genome shotgun sequence and encodes:
- the side-II gene encoding neural cell adhesion molecule 2 gives rise to the protein MVKVGTLEFNLQVSLEVDDELSEIQAVEGKSVSIPCDVIPPGHDKVYMVLWFQHGSGFPIYSFDVRGKPMSQASHWSDPNIFANRAFFRTMVEPAQLVIEHIRRHEEGIYRCRVDFRNAQTRSFNYNLTVIVPPEPPIIVDRRGRPLNRTVGPHEVGDDVILICRAVGGHPKPAVRWLVNNKTVDDKYEHQAGTVIENQLRWPSVSRKDLDANFTCQAENTNLTEPKSASVILELILKPLTVNISISDSPLVADRRYEITCKSTGSRPPAIITWYKGKRNLRKAKEEIIENDTSISLLSFTPTTEDDGKLITCRAENPDASNLHEQDSWKINVVYPPIVHLSLGSTLNASDIKEGDDVYFECKVRANPVWKKLTWIHNDIEIPYNVGRIIRSNQSLVLQKVTKQSAGVYKCSVLNEEGETVSDEFHFRVQYAPTCKHDKIIIVGASRGESIDVVCEIESDPPAKSYKWKFNNSGETLELETERYAKTSNGTVSILKYVPTSELDYGSLSCWAFNAVGSQVNPCVFQVVAAGKPLSVRNCTLNNQTSNSVEVYCQPGFDGGLPQHFLLELYTTNSEIPRYNITSYTEPYFFLDNLETDVTFRIVVFAVNSKGRSSGVVLEEVTFRDAEKRTAADGDLGISPVLGTLIGASITITIIIAIVILRVRKSQGRPQVMLEEKIPGVPGHCNTMSSTKPLLRSASPRDMDEKDPDIIPAKYGAAENGDNHLIALNGPQVPTHSGVTVNVSYPSEVSGHEWSSPVSPVSIKQVSQYHQYSNPVAMVGTFPRDSRPKDLCLGNGSSSTLARASDLELNGLAIKERLMANRLPESCV